Genomic segment of Candidatus Aegiribacteria sp.:
CCGGCCAGCTGAATGCCACAAGATGTTCAAGAGCTTCCGAAGTAATTTCAGGCATGGGAAGGTTGTGTTTCTCTGCGGCTTCCCTCAGGAATGACATGGCAAGCATTGGTATATCCCCTTTTCTGGACCGCAGAGGGGGTATATGAATCTCTACAACTTTAAGCCGATAATAAAGATCTTCTCTGAATGCACCTGTCTTTACGGATGATTTAAGGTTGCTGTTGGTCGCCGCTATCAGCCTCACATCAACGGGGTGGGGCTGATTGCTTCCAAGCCTTGTAACAATATTGTCTTCAAGTATCCGAAGCAATTTTACCTGTGTATCCAGGGGAATCTCTCCTATTTCGTCCAGAAGGAGGGTCCCGTGGGAGGATGCTTCGAACTTTCCCTCCCTTGCGCTTTCCGCTCCGGTATACGCCCCTCTCTCATGACCGAAAAGCTCATCTTCCAGAAGAGTTTCGGGTATCGCTGCACAGTTCAGAGCCATAAACGCTCCCGTTCTTCCGCTGAGAGCATGGATCTGTTTCGCCAGAACATCTTTGCCGGTTCCGCTTTCCCCTGTTATAAGTACGGTAACCTTTACCGGAGCAACCTTTCTGGCCTTTCTTACAACGTCACCCATGATGCGGCTCCTGTAAAGAAGCTGAGGGATATCTTTACTTTCGGATGATTCGGAAGAGGATCTGCTTTCGACCGATCTGATGGAAAAAGAGAACGCTCTCTGAATAGCTGCCTTCAGAGCCTGTTCATCTTCGATACGCAGAATAATATCCACTGCGCCGGACTTCATCCAGTTCACGGCATTCTCCGCGCTTATATTCTTCCCATAGATAACTATTCCGGTTGCAAGGTTCGCTTTGCGCAGAGTTTCAAGGAAAGCGGAAACATGCATGTCCCCTATATTCGCGGAAATAATGACAGCATTTACAGACCTCGATCGCACCTTTCGCAGAGTCTTCCTGGCACTTGACTGAATACTGGCGCCGTACCCCATGGCGGAGATTCTATTCTTAAGCAGCATAGCCCTTTCCAGATTCTCATCGGCTATAAGAACGGTTCCTCTTCCAAGAGCGGTAATCACTGATCACTCACTTCCCAACAGGTTCTTTGGTAAGAATAAACGGGGGCATAACCAGAAAATCGATACCTGTTCCGTAAAAGCACCTTATAGCGTCAACCGGTGTTGTAACAATAGGCTCTCCCATAATATTGAACGATGTATTAAGAACCACCGGTACTCCCGTCCTTTTGTAGAACGAATCAATTACATCATAATAGAACGGATTCGTTTCTCGGGAAACAGTCTGGACACGTGCCGTTCCATCGACATGGGTAACGGCCGGGATCTCCTTCCTTTTTTCGGTAACTACGGGATATGTCTTTATCATGTAGGGAGCTGCGCCGCAGCCTTCAAAATACTCCCCGGCATGTTCCTCAAGGCAACTGGGGCAGAAGGGTCTGAATGGTTCTCTGTGTTTCACTACATTGTTCACGATATCCTTCATATCATTCCTTCTGGGATCGGCGAGGATTGACCTGTTCCCAAGAGCCCTTGGCCCGAACTCCATTCTGCCGTTGAAAAGCGCCACAATTTTGCCCTGCTCTATCAGTTCAGCTGTTCTATCAGCGAGTCTGTCAGGTTTCTCCCTCGAAAGTCCGGCCATTTTCAGCGTGTCCAGTATTTCTTCCTCCGTATAGGAAGGACCCTGATACATGTTCTTCGGACTGACCAGCGAAATTCCGGGGTAGAACTTTCTGTGAACCTGCAGGGCTGCTCCAATCGATGTTCCCGCATCGTGGGATACAGGAAGGGGGTAGACTTCGCTGAAGCCGGTTTCCTTTTCAATCAGACCGTTCATTACGCAGTTAAGCCCGACTCCGCCCGAAATAACCAGCCTTTCCATTCCCGAAGTTTCCTTAAGATAACGAGCCAGGGCAAGCCCTGTTTCCTCAAGCGCCCTCTGGGCAGAACAGGCAATGTTTTTATGCACATCGGTTATTTCAGCTCCGGGCTTTCTGGGGGGACCTATTCTTCTCAGAACATTCGGAGAAAAGCCCGACTCATGCACGCCCATATGAATATTAAGCATGCGTGTATCAACCTTTATTCTGCCATGGGCACTGCTTATAATGTTCCGGAAGAGATCAAGAAACTCGGGATCTCCGTAGCTGGACAACCCCATTACCTTGTATTCATCATTGTCAGGAGTGAAACCAAGGTGCTTGGTTACGGCACTGTAGTAAATTCCCGGGGAGTTTGGAAACCTTGATGATGAGTGTATTTCCAGGCTGCCATTTCTGTAACTGGCTGAAAGACTCGTATCCCTCTCCCCTACGCCATCCATTGTAAGTACTGCCGTGTTGTCGAACCCCGAGCAGAAGACAGCTGCATCAGCGTGTGCCCTGTGATGCTCGATAAAATTGACAGGTGCCGAAAGGTTTTCTCCGAGGTGCAAACGGACAGTTTGTCCAATATTTCTCATCCTGCGGGCACCGTTCAGTTGAGAGAGAAGGAAATAAATTCCTCCCTGTTTGAACAGATAATGCCTGCTGTAGGAGATGTTCTCCCTCATAACAAGAGCGGGAAGCATGTAGAAAGCAATATGATCAATATGCTCCGGCTTGACGGAAGCTTCTTTCATGACGAACTCGATAGCCTTCTCAGGGTATCCGGGATAATGCTTTATCCTCCGGAATCTTTCCTCATCGGCTGCCGCCGCCAGTTTCCCATCTACAAGGAGTGCTGCCGCCGCGTCATGTTTGTAACAGTTAATGCCAAGAATTACTGCCATTCTTCTCCAGCCTGGTTAATCAAGTGTTCACTGGTAAAATAATCAAGACTAATATATATCCGACTGCGTACCGGTGTGTATACGGGAGACTGTAATATATTCCTATCGGATTAAACTGAATCCGCCGTTCTTTTACTACTCTAACTCCGTTCTGAACCATCGGTCACAGTTTTCACTGAAACAACGGAATTCCACCATATCCCCCGCGGGCAAGCTTCGTCTGTGGGAACTGAAGAACAGGTAAGGGTCTATTGGGTTTCCATTCTCATCATTTATCTGGTAGTGAAGGTGAGACGCGGTTGATGTGATTCCGGTATTACCCACATAACCGACTATCCTACCCTTTTCCAATACCATTCCCACACGGATTCCCTCAGCGATTCCCTGCAGATGAAGGAATATTTCGCTGTATCCGCCACCGATTCCAACCTCTATGCAATTGCCGTTGTAATCATGATTCCAGTTCACCCTTATTACAGAACCTCCTCTGCAGGTGCGGACGGGAGTCCCTTCAGGTGCTTTATAATCTACACCGGAATGGCTGTGGTTACCCCTTGGTTCTCCATATGGTCCTGTCATTTCTTCAAAGGTCGTTATTGGCATATAATTAAGCAGCTTCATTACTTCAGTTCCGTCGGAGTAGTAGTGAGAAGGATAATTGTCCCCTGTCATTCTGAAACTGTAGACCGAAAAAGGCCTGTTTGTCGTTCCTTCCCTGGGAATATAGCTCAGGGCGACAACCTGGTTTTCCCTCCCTGTTTCTCCGATAAGAACCAGGAGAGAATCTCCAGCGTTCATACCTCTCCATGGGTTGGTATTCCACCACATACACCTGACTATATGCGCCCCGAGGACATCAGAATTCTCAACCGTGTTGTTCAGACTGATATATATGGATCCGTTTATCTCAATATTTACCCTCTCAAAGGGACATTCAGCCGGATCGGACTCTATCACTAACGAGCTGTCAGCGGCAAGGGAATCCGGGAGTACGGTCAGCGAATCCATAGAGGGTAACGTAGTATCCAAAGTATCTATAACTGTAGTATCCACAGTTAACGGAATAAGTGAAAGTGTGTCTTTTTCGGCATGTGAATCAGCAGGAACGATGTCATTCGCCCAAATGACTATTTCACCCTCTTCCGGCTTTCCTCCACAGGATATTACATAGAAAGCCATTATAAGAGATGTTATCGCTATCAGGCATTTCAATAGAAGTTTTTCCTTTTTCGTCAAAATATTGACATCCATCAAAATTGTGTTACCATACCCGTATTATGAATGACAATAATACGAAGAAAAACAGAATACTGGTAATCGATGACGAAGAGATTATCACTACTCTTCTTAAAGATACGCTTGAAATTTCCGGATACATCTGCGACACAGCCAGGTGCGGAAAAGAGGGTCTGAGCAGGCTCAGAAAAAAGGGAAGCTACGATCTCCTTATTACTGACATAAGGCTCCCCGATGTATCCGGGCTGGAAATTCTTGAAATAGTTGTCAAGAAATACCCTTTTATGCCGGTTATAATAATTACCGGTTTCGCCTCCATTGAAACCACCAAAAGGGCTCTCAGAGAGGGCGCTGTAGATTACATACCCAAGCCATTCACAACCAGCACCGTACTGTCCGCTGTCAGCAAGGCTCTTTGCACATCCTTCAGCCGGACCAAGGGCAAAAAGATCTTAAAGATAGTCTACGTAAGTAGTTTAATGGAACAGGTGATGGATCTTGTAACCAAGGTTGCGAAGACGGACAGCACTATTCTTATAACCGGAGAAAGCGGAACCGGCAAGGAACTTATCGCACGGGCAATTCACAGTAATTCTTTGAGATCTACCCAGCCATTCGTATCGGTCAATTCAGGAGCCCTTCCCGAAGGGCTACTGGAAAGCGAGCTGTTCGGCCATGTCAAGGGAGCTTTCACAGGCGCAATCGCCACAACCCACGGACGTTTTCATGTTGCCGACAGAGGAACTCTTTTCCTCGATGAAGTCGGAAACATGTGTCCGGCGATGCAGGTCAAGCTTCTAAGGGTTCTGCAGGGCGGTGAGTTTTCACCAATCGGGAGTTCCGAGGTTCTTACGACAGATGTACGGCTTTTAACGGCAACGAATATGAACCTTGAGGAGGCGATGAGCAAAAACGAGTTCAGGGAAGACCTTTATTACAGACTTAACGTTATAGAGATTCACATACCTCCGCTCAGACAGAGAACTGATGATATACTTCCCCTTGCGGAACACTTCCTTTCAAGGCTGACGGGTCCTGAGAAAATGACTTCTCCCGTTCTGAGTCCAAATACGGTTTCAATTTTACTTTCGTATCACTGGCCCGGAAACGTAAGGGAGCTGGAGAACACGATAGAACGAGCAGTGGTTTTGTGCGAGAACAATGTAATAAATCCGGAGGATCTTCCCGTGAGAATACTGCCATCCTATGACAATCCACCAGAGATTCATTCATCCCGTAACGGGATCCGGCTTGATTCCCTGTTGGAGAATATAGAAAAGCACTATATCATTAGTGCGTTGAACCGGAATAAAGGGAACAGAACCCGCGCAGCCAAATTTCTTGGCCTCAAGAGAACTACTCTTCTTGCCAGGATAAGCAGTCTGGGAATTTCGGAAGATACAGGCAGGAACTGAATGAGTAATAAGGCAAGAATCCTGGTAGTGGATGATGATCAAAGGGTAAGAACTTTTTGCAGGGAAGTCCTTGAGCTTCAGGATTATTTCGTCGTCGAGGCCGAAAACGGAGCAAAGGCCCTGGAAATCCTCAGGAATACTTCTTTCAGCCTGATACTCAGT
This window contains:
- a CDS encoding sigma-54 dependent transcriptional regulator — encoded protein: MITALGRGTVLIADENLERAMLLKNRISAMGYGASIQSSARKTLRKVRSRSVNAVIISANIGDMHVSAFLETLRKANLATGIVIYGKNISAENAVNWMKSGAVDIILRIEDEQALKAAIQRAFSFSIRSVESRSSSESSESKDIPQLLYRSRIMGDVVRKARKVAPVKVTVLITGESGTGKDVLAKQIHALSGRTGAFMALNCAAIPETLLEDELFGHERGAYTGAESAREGKFEASSHGTLLLDEIGEIPLDTQVKLLRILEDNIVTRLGSNQPHPVDVRLIAATNSNLKSSVKTGAFREDLYYRLKVVEIHIPPLRSRKGDIPMLAMSFLREAAEKHNLPMPEITSEALEHLVAFSWPGNVRQLKNLMESLLIISGSVIDTMDLPSEIADLPSGETQKLCMELPISLDELEKQAIKKTLEITGGNRTKAAELLEIGRRTLQRKLKEM
- a CDS encoding carbamoyltransferase — protein: MAVILGINCYKHDAAAALLVDGKLAAAADEERFRRIKHYPGYPEKAIEFVMKEASVKPEHIDHIAFYMLPALVMRENISYSRHYLFKQGGIYFLLSQLNGARRMRNIGQTVRLHLGENLSAPVNFIEHHRAHADAAVFCSGFDNTAVLTMDGVGERDTSLSASYRNGSLEIHSSSRFPNSPGIYYSAVTKHLGFTPDNDEYKVMGLSSYGDPEFLDLFRNIISSAHGRIKVDTRMLNIHMGVHESGFSPNVLRRIGPPRKPGAEITDVHKNIACSAQRALEETGLALARYLKETSGMERLVISGGVGLNCVMNGLIEKETGFSEVYPLPVSHDAGTSIGAALQVHRKFYPGISLVSPKNMYQGPSYTEEEILDTLKMAGLSREKPDRLADRTAELIEQGKIVALFNGRMEFGPRALGNRSILADPRRNDMKDIVNNVVKHREPFRPFCPSCLEEHAGEYFEGCGAAPYMIKTYPVVTEKRKEIPAVTHVDGTARVQTVSRETNPFYYDVIDSFYKRTGVPVVLNTSFNIMGEPIVTTPVDAIRCFYGTGIDFLVMPPFILTKEPVGK
- a CDS encoding M23 family metallopeptidase, giving the protein MTKKEKLLLKCLIAITSLIMAFYVISCGGKPEEGEIVIWANDIVPADSHAEKDTLSLIPLTVDTTVIDTLDTTLPSMDSLTVLPDSLAADSSLVIESDPAECPFERVNIEINGSIYISLNNTVENSDVLGAHIVRCMWWNTNPWRGMNAGDSLLVLIGETGRENQVVALSYIPREGTTNRPFSVYSFRMTGDNYPSHYYSDGTEVMKLLNYMPITTFEEMTGPYGEPRGNHSHSGVDYKAPEGTPVRTCRGGSVIRVNWNHDYNGNCIEVGIGGGYSEIFLHLQGIAEGIRVGMVLEKGRIVGYVGNTGITSTASHLHYQINDENGNPIDPYLFFSSHRRSLPAGDMVEFRCFSENCDRWFRTELE
- a CDS encoding sigma-54 dependent transcriptional regulator; the protein is MNDNNTKKNRILVIDDEEIITTLLKDTLEISGYICDTARCGKEGLSRLRKKGSYDLLITDIRLPDVSGLEILEIVVKKYPFMPVIIITGFASIETTKRALREGAVDYIPKPFTTSTVLSAVSKALCTSFSRTKGKKILKIVYVSSLMEQVMDLVTKVAKTDSTILITGESGTGKELIARAIHSNSLRSTQPFVSVNSGALPEGLLESELFGHVKGAFTGAIATTHGRFHVADRGTLFLDEVGNMCPAMQVKLLRVLQGGEFSPIGSSEVLTTDVRLLTATNMNLEEAMSKNEFREDLYYRLNVIEIHIPPLRQRTDDILPLAEHFLSRLTGPEKMTSPVLSPNTVSILLSYHWPGNVRELENTIERAVVLCENNVINPEDLPVRILPSYDNPPEIHSSRNGIRLDSLLENIEKHYIISALNRNKGNRTRAAKFLGLKRTTLLARISSLGISEDTGRN